The following proteins are encoded in a genomic region of Triticum dicoccoides isolate Atlit2015 ecotype Zavitan chromosome 1B, WEW_v2.0, whole genome shotgun sequence:
- the LOC119349156 gene encoding RGG repeats nuclear RNA binding protein A-like, with the protein MATVNPFDLLGDDEGDDPTQLLAKAAALAQKAEAKKAAAPAAAGKGGAKTVANLPTKPPPPGQAANESRGGGPPSRGGYGRGERGSGRGGRGGYGQNRDYGSEDTNGYRGGYGARTGGEEGAQDRERAPRQPYQGGGRRGGYRDGEFGDDSERPPRRNYERQSGTGRGYEIKREGAGRGNWGTTSDEIVAQETEALKQDEKAPAPEKQGAPEDAPQADENKATKDGAAVVEEEKEEDNEMTLDEFEKVMEEKRKALAALKKSEERKVEIDKDLQAMQLLSTKKGNDEVFIKLGADKEALKKKENAEREERAKKSVSINEFLKPAEGERFYGGRGRGGRGRGDRGGFRGGFGGGGYHGPPPAPAIQDQNQFPTLGGK; encoded by the exons ATGGCGACCGTGAACCCCTTCGACCTCCTCGGCGACGACGAGGGCGACGACCCCACGCAGCTCCTGGCCAAGGCGGCCGCCCTGGCGCAGAAGGCCGAGGCCAAGAAGGccgccgcgccggccgccgccgggAAGGGCGGCGCGAAGACAGTCGCCAATCTGCCCACCAAGCCGCCTCCTCCTGGTCAGGCTG CTAATGAGTCTCGTGGTGGTGGTCCACCCTCCCGTGGAGGATATGGGCGCGGTGAACGTGGCTCAGGCAGAGGTGGACGAGGAGGGTATGGTCAGAATCGCGACTACGGCAGTGAAGACACAAATGGATACAGGGGAGGTTATGGTGCCAGAACTGGAGGTGAGGAAGGCGCCCAGGATAGAGAGAGGGCCCCTAGGCAACCCTACCAGGGGGGTGGCCGTCGTGGTGGGTATCGTGATGGTGAGTTTGGTGATGATTCTGAGAGGCCACCTCGAAGGAACTATGAGCGCCAAAGCGGCACAGGCCGTGGGTATGAGATAAAACGCGAGGGTGCTGGCCGTGGGAACTGGGGAACTACCTCTGATGAAATTGTTGCCCA GGAAACTGAGGCCCTGAAGCAGGATGAGAAGGCCCCTGCACCTGAGAAGCAGGGCGCACCGGAGGATGCACCACAGGCAGATGAGAACAAGGCCACCAAAGATGGCGCTGCAGTTgtggaggaagaaaaggaagaggataaT GAGATGACTCTTGATGAATTTGAGAAAGTAATGGAGGAGAAGAGGAAAGCACTTGCTGCTTTGAAGAAGTCTGAAGAGAGGAAGGTTGAAATCGATAAGGATCTGCAGGCTATGCAACTACTTTCCACCAAGAAAGGAAATGATGAAGTTTTCATCAAACTG GGTGCTGATAAGGAGGCTTTGAAGAAGAAAGAGAATGCTGAACGTGAAGAGCGTGCTAAGAAG TCTGTGAGCATCAATGAGTTCCTGAAGCCTGCTGAAGGAGAAAGGTTCTATGGAGGCCGTGGCCGTGGCGGCAGGGGCCGTGGAGACCGCGGAGGCTTCAGAGGTGGATTTGGTGGTGGGGGTTATCACGGCCCACCGCCTGCCCCGGCAATTCAGGACCAGAACCAGTTCCCAACCCTTGGTGGGAAGTGA
- the LOC119349158 gene encoding uncharacterized protein LOC119349158 yields the protein MPPPPPPRRLPLLFLLLAVLLGSTASALSIPAAAAAEITVASHPAATLRLPPAEPLAGDGRGPFCTRVHLRGRASRFRDPSRFFHALRLRANASRPDALELCFHRNATIGPCKCAASQWHKVPKSGLWAQSLSPYDRRILDFRMPADPSRSVVVSTEEEFLLHRVVFLVLGMVLMALAHTLSQSLVFYYGGAMTIGIFLVVLIILFQGMKLLPTGRKSSLAIFAYSSVVGMTTYFLHYLSGLLRAILVEMGIAEDMHNPLGIFLLVCVILAGAWFGFWGVRKLVLTEEGSVDAGVAYFVEWAILIVSAVLILQSSLDYLLAFAALVFCIIIKTVSRIEGMSRFMRHLSSGLSKGITRGLSRYEDLGGYSNTNGAHKDGFSKLHGEYLKHTPRRNSPLSGSQKKTSSQVLDRDSYYSTYHTTPERRKFTKEEYEAFTKEETRKGMQQLLSSPDFNRWALANADRISVTPAGSGRSSSRSQERHRFFGLF from the exons atgccgccgccgccgccgccgcgccgcctccccctcctcttcctcctACTCGCCGTCCTGCTCGGAAGCACCGCCAGCGCCCTCtccatccccgccgccgccgccgccgagataACAG TCGCCTCGCACCCGGCGGCCACCCTCCGCCTCCCGCCGGCGGAACCCCTCGCCGGGGACGGCCGGGGGCCCTTCTGCACGCGCGTCCACCTCCGCGGCCGCGCCTCCCGCTTCCGCGACCCGTCCCGCTTCTTCCACGCCCTGCGGCTCCGCGCCAACGCCTCCCGCCCCGACGCCCTCGAGCTCTGCTTCCACCG GAATGCCACGATTGGTCCGTGCAAGTGTGCCGCGTCGCAGTGGCACAAGGTGCCCAAGAGCGGCCTCTGGGCGCAGTCCCTCTCGCCGTACGACCGCCGGATCCTCGACTTTCGGATGCCCGCGGACCCTTCGAGATCCGTTGTGGTGTCCACGGAGGAAG AGTTCTTGCTCCATAGGGTGGTGTTCCTGGTGTTGGGGATGGTGCTGATGGCTCTGGCCCACACGCTTAGTCAGTCACTGGTGTTCTACTATGGCGGGGCCATGACGATCGGCATTTTCCTTGTGGTGCTGATTATACTCTTTCAG GGAATGAAGCTTTTGCCTACTGGCAGAAAGAGTTCGCTTGCTATTTTTGCATACTCTTCAGTT GTTGGCATGACAACATATTTTCTGCACTATTTGTCGGGACTGCTGCGTGCAATTCTTGTGGAAATGGGAATCGCCGAAGACATGCATAATCCT CTGGGTATATTCCTTCTCGTTTGCGTCATCCTAGCTGGAGCCTGGTTTGGTTTCTGGGGTGTCCGTAAACTTGTTCTAACGGAAGAAGGATCTGTTGATGCTGGCGTGGCGTATTTCGTCGAGTGGGCTATCTTGATTGTTTCTGCTGTCTTGATCCTCCAG AGTTCTCTGGACTATCTCCTTGCATttgcagctttagtcttttgcataATCATCAAGACAGTTTCAAGGATCGAAGGGATGTCAAGATTTATGCGCCATTTATCAAG TGGACTTTCCAAGGGAATCACACGTGGCCTCTCCCGCTATGAAGATTTGGGAGGGTATTCCAACACGAATGGAGCTCACAAAGATGGGTTCAGCAAGCTTCATGGTGAATACCTGAAACATACGCCAAGAAGAAATTCACCTCTTTCAG GCTCACAGAAGAAAACATCGTCACAAGTTCTTGATAGGGACAGCTACTATTCGACCTACCACACTACCCCAGAGAGGAGAAAGTTTACGAAAGAGGAATACGAAGCATTCACCAAAGAAGAGACAAGAAAAGGTATGCAGCAGTTACTGTCCTCGCCGGATTTCAACAGGTGGGCGCTCGCCAATGCGGACAGGATATCAGTGACTCCAGCAGGATCTGGACGAAGCAGCAGCAGAAGCCAGGAGCGACATCGTTTCTTCGGACTGTTTTAA